Proteins co-encoded in one Bacteroidia bacterium genomic window:
- a CDS encoding nitronate monooxygenase, which translates to MAFEQNRICNLFGIQYPIIQAGMIWCSGWKLASAVSNAGGLGLLGAGSMYPDVLREHIRKCKAATNKPFGVNVPLLYPDIELLMNIIVEEGVKIVFTSAGNPALWTNWLKERGITVVHVVSSSKFAEKCEKCGVDAIVAEGFEAGGHNGREETTTLVLIPSVRKATSLPLIAAGGIATGGQMLATMALGAEAVQVGTRFATAIESSAHDNFKKVVLDAKEGDTVLTLKEITPVRLIKNPFYEKVKEAEMRCATKEEMLQILGRARAKKGIFEGDIQEGELEIGQVSALLDHQERSEDIIQNMLLEYQQTLEILTKS; encoded by the coding sequence ATGGCATTCGAACAAAATAGAATTTGCAACTTATTTGGCATCCAATACCCAATTATTCAAGCCGGAATGATCTGGTGCAGCGGCTGGAAACTGGCTTCTGCCGTTAGCAATGCCGGCGGATTAGGTCTACTCGGTGCCGGAAGCATGTATCCCGATGTTTTGCGAGAGCACATTCGTAAATGCAAAGCCGCTACCAACAAACCATTTGGAGTCAATGTGCCCTTGCTTTACCCGGATATAGAGTTGCTCATGAACATCATCGTGGAAGAAGGTGTAAAAATTGTATTTACTTCAGCCGGAAATCCCGCTTTATGGACCAACTGGCTAAAAGAACGTGGTATCACCGTGGTTCATGTGGTCAGTAGCAGCAAATTTGCCGAGAAATGCGAAAAATGCGGTGTCGATGCCATTGTTGCCGAAGGTTTCGAAGCTGGTGGACACAATGGCCGGGAAGAAACAACTACACTGGTTCTTATTCCTTCCGTTCGAAAAGCTACTTCCTTGCCTCTAATTGCTGCCGGAGGTATCGCCACCGGAGGTCAAATGCTGGCTACCATGGCACTTGGCGCTGAAGCCGTTCAGGTTGGGACCCGGTTTGCAACAGCCATCGAATCCTCAGCTCACGACAATTTTAAAAAGGTGGTTTTAGACGCCAAAGAAGGCGATACTGTGCTAACCTTGAAAGAAATAACTCCGGTTAGGTTGATTAAAAACCCCTTTTACGAAAAGGTAAAAGAAGCGGAAATGCGCTGTGCCACCAAGGAGGAAATGTTACAGATTTTGGGTCGGGCAAGGGCTAAAAAAGGCATTTTCGAAGGCGACATACAGGAAGGAGAACTGGAAATCGGTCAGGTTAGTGCCCTCTTGGACCATCAAGAACGTTCCGAAGATATCATTCAAAACATGCTTCTTGAATATCAGCAAACACTTGAAATTCTCACTAAAAGCTAG
- a CDS encoding type IX secretion system membrane protein PorP/SprF: MKKHLFISIVFSCVFGLAKAQQLPQYSSYMINNYVLNPAVTGSNNYYELKALNRYQWAGIKDAPRTFLVSLHGPFKKLNMGLGGFVFSDVTGPTSRTGGYLTYAYHLKLTSKLKLNLGLAAGFLQYRIDLSKVTLRQDGDPAAQQGGVLNSYQPDFNFGIYLNHANYFVGIAVNQIIGNRLKFYENQKDILSNLERHYLINGGYNFNFGKFMVQPSVMFKMEKNIYQFEGGLQARYNDLLWLGATYRHNDAISALAGLNIKDLILIGYAYDFATTRLKSYSNGTHEIMIGAKFGRIKSEEVLEEQPVPDKVPQAEPGEESKQEETKPETPAEQPK, from the coding sequence ATGAAGAAACATTTATTCATATCGATTGTATTTAGTTGTGTTTTTGGTTTAGCCAAGGCTCAGCAGTTGCCACAGTATAGTTCTTACATGATTAATAATTATGTATTGAATCCTGCAGTAACGGGTAGCAATAATTACTACGAATTAAAAGCTTTAAACAGGTATCAATGGGCAGGAATAAAGGATGCTCCTCGTACCTTTTTGGTTAGTTTACACGGGCCTTTTAAAAAGCTCAACATGGGTTTAGGTGGTTTTGTTTTCTCGGATGTTACCGGTCCAACGAGTCGTACCGGTGGTTATTTAACCTATGCTTATCACCTTAAACTAACTTCTAAACTTAAACTTAATCTGGGACTTGCCGCCGGTTTTCTTCAATACCGCATCGATTTGTCGAAAGTTACTTTGAGACAAGATGGAGATCCTGCTGCCCAACAAGGTGGTGTATTAAATTCCTATCAACCGGATTTTAATTTTGGTATTTATTTGAATCATGCGAATTACTTTGTTGGAATCGCAGTGAATCAAATCATTGGAAATAGGTTGAAATTTTATGAGAACCAAAAGGATATTTTGTCCAACCTGGAAAGGCATTACCTAATTAATGGAGGCTACAATTTCAATTTTGGTAAGTTTATGGTGCAGCCTTCGGTTATGTTTAAAATGGAAAAGAACATTTACCAATTCGAAGGAGGATTGCAAGCAAGGTACAATGATTTGTTATGGTTGGGTGCTACCTATCGTCACAATGATGCAATTAGTGCTTTGGCAGGGTTGAATATAAAGGACCTCATTCTGATAGGTTATGCCTATGATTTTGCTACCACACGTTTGAAATCCTATTCTAACGGGACACATGAGATAATGATTGGTGCCAAGTTTGGAAGGATTAAATCAGAGGAAGTTTTAGAAGAACAACCGGTGCCTGACAAAGTTCCGCAAGCCGAACCGGGTGAGGAATCAAAGCAGGAGGAAACAAAACCTGAAACTCCGGCAGAGCAACCGAAGTAA